One window of the Runella slithyformis DSM 19594 genome contains the following:
- a CDS encoding RidA family protein, translating into MTPEQNLANLGITLPSPPAKGGVYTPVVVTGNLAYVSGHISLDLDGSLIAGKVGRDLTAEEAKEAARKTGYLLLATLRSYFGSLDKINKVVKILGMINAVPEFEQHAFVMNGCSELFAEIWGDEKGVGARSAVGMGSLPRMCAIEIEVIFELA; encoded by the coding sequence ATGACTCCCGAACAAAACCTTGCCAATCTGGGCATTACCCTTCCTTCTCCTCCCGCCAAAGGCGGCGTGTATACCCCCGTCGTTGTGACGGGCAACTTAGCCTACGTTTCCGGCCACATTTCCTTAGACCTCGACGGCAGCCTGATCGCCGGCAAAGTAGGCCGCGACCTGACGGCCGAAGAGGCCAAAGAAGCAGCCCGCAAAACGGGGTATCTGTTGCTCGCCACGCTGCGCTCTTATTTCGGCAGCTTGGACAAAATCAACAAAGTGGTGAAGATATTAGGTATGATCAACGCCGTTCCCGAATTTGAGCAACATGCCTTTGTGATGAACGGATGCAGCGAATTATTTGCCGAAATCTGGGGCGACGAAAAAGGCGTAGGTGCCCGCAGCGCCGTAGGTATGGGCTCGCTGCCGCGCATGTGCGCCATTGAAATCGAAGTGATTTTTGAATTGGCCTAA